A window of Vibrio ishigakensis contains these coding sequences:
- the fucK gene encoding L-fuculokinase: MSIALILDCGATNVRSIAINKKGKIVASHYIKSETLQNGTEHIWDFQQIWRKLVDCSKRVVAQINAADIVAVSVTTFGVDGAPYDNNGKQIYPIISWKCSRTLPVMSKVGVEFDRSNLYSNNGIGDFSFNTLFKLKWLKDNEPDVFKRMDKWVFISSMISHKLTGKLTTDRTMAGTSMMTNLVDGAWNKSVLEYLGMKESQLPPMVEAGEVVGHLRDDIAYLLGVPSNVPVISAGHDTQFALFGSGAKENQFFLSSGTWEILMARSGQPKLNLSHLKAGITTELDAKANLYNPAIQWLSSAVMEWVANTYFGELKSDKDKYAVMIAEGEEAPAGSNGVIFEPNFLVDDNGHSVGGISGLTINTTRGEIYRAALEGLASKLKLSLEHLTSVCDIDTTSLMVVGGGSRNRLWNQIRADVVGVPIHVVDQAEATVTGAAMFALFGAGIFDSPEAAQENMRPSYSIINPKAYN; encoded by the coding sequence ATGTCAATTGCCCTTATATTAGATTGTGGAGCCACAAACGTCCGCTCCATTGCGATTAATAAAAAAGGGAAGATTGTTGCGTCTCACTACATTAAGAGCGAAACGTTACAAAATGGAACAGAGCATATTTGGGATTTTCAACAAATTTGGCGAAAGCTAGTTGATTGTTCAAAACGCGTGGTCGCACAAATAAATGCTGCTGATATTGTTGCTGTATCAGTTACTACGTTTGGAGTGGATGGAGCGCCATACGATAACAATGGCAAACAGATTTACCCGATTATATCGTGGAAATGCTCTCGCACATTGCCAGTGATGTCCAAAGTTGGTGTTGAGTTCGACCGTTCAAACCTGTACTCGAACAACGGTATAGGTGATTTCTCCTTCAATACATTATTCAAACTTAAATGGCTGAAAGATAACGAGCCTGATGTATTTAAAAGAATGGATAAATGGGTGTTTATATCATCCATGATTAGCCACAAGTTAACAGGAAAGTTGACTACAGACAGAACAATGGCGGGAACGTCAATGATGACCAATCTAGTAGATGGGGCTTGGAATAAATCGGTTCTTGAATATCTTGGTATGAAGGAGTCTCAACTTCCTCCTATGGTTGAAGCGGGCGAAGTAGTTGGTCACTTGCGTGATGATATTGCGTACTTGCTAGGTGTTCCGTCCAATGTTCCAGTTATTTCTGCAGGCCATGACACGCAGTTTGCGCTGTTTGGTTCGGGAGCTAAGGAGAACCAATTTTTCCTTAGCTCCGGGACTTGGGAAATACTAATGGCACGTTCCGGACAGCCAAAGTTGAATCTCTCGCACTTAAAAGCGGGTATCACGACTGAGCTAGATGCAAAGGCGAATCTCTACAATCCAGCCATACAGTGGCTTTCTAGTGCCGTTATGGAGTGGGTAGCTAATACTTACTTTGGAGAGCTTAAAAGTGACAAAGATAAATACGCTGTAATGATTGCTGAGGGTGAGGAAGCGCCTGCAGGATCAAATGGTGTGATCTTTGAACCTAACTTTCTAGTTGATGATAATGGCCACAGTGTTGGTGGGATATCCGGGCTGACTATTAACACAACACGAGGAGAAATATACCGTGCTGCGTTGGAAGGGTTGGCAAGCAAGCTAAAACTTAGCCTCGAACATTTGACCTCCGTATGTGATATCGATACGACGAGTTTGATGGTTGTAGGTGGAGGTTCTAGAAATCGCCTTTGGAATCAAATTAGAGCCGATGTTGTTGGGGTTCCGATCCATGTAGTTGATCAAGCAGAGGCTACCGTTACCGGAGCCGCTATGTTTGCTCTCTTTGGTGCTGGAATTTTCGATAGCCCTGAAGCTGCGCAAGAAAATATGAGGCCATCATATTCAATTATTAATCCAAAGGCTTACAACTAG